A single genomic interval of Oryza sativa Japonica Group chromosome 7, ASM3414082v1 harbors:
- the LOC4342721 gene encoding seed allergenic protein RAG2-like has translation MAFIKVVFSVLLPVVVSMLVATTTMADHRGQVVYTPGQLCAAGRGYPMYPLPRCRALAKRQCAGGAVDEQVRQDCCRQLAAIDDSFCRCPALSHMLVGMYKELGAPAKGQPMDEVFPGCRRGDMKRVAASLPAFCNVDIPIGIGGVCYWLSYPMNPATGH, from the coding sequence ATGGCTTTCATCAAGGTAGTGTTCTCGGTGTTGCTCCCGGTAGTTGTCTCCATGCTCGTGGCAACGACGACAATGGCGGATCACCGTGGCCAGGTGGTTTATACCCCCGGGCAGCTATGCGCTGCCGGACGGGGCTACCCGATGTACCCGCTGCCCCGCTGCCGGGCGCTGGCGAAGCGCCAGTGCGCCGGCGGTGCCGTGGACGAGCAAGTCCGGCAAGACTGCTGCCGGCAGCTCGCCGCCATCGACGACAGCTTCTGTAGGTGCCCCGCGCTGAGCCACATGTTGGTTGGAATGTACAAGGAGCTCGGTGCACCCGCTAAAGGGCAACCCATGGACGAGGTGTTCCCTGGCTGCCGGAGAGGCGACATGAAACGCGTGGCGGCGAGCCTCCCGGCGTTTTGCAATGTAGACATTCCCATTGGCATTGGTGGTGTTTGCTACTGGCTGAGTTATCCTATGAACCCCGCGACTGGCCACTAA
- the LOC4342720 gene encoding alpha-amylase inhibitor 5 → MASKNSKLSVSSVAVALVALMVVVVGAVVAAAAGGEEYYGGVARAADGCEPGQGVVPKDPLPGCRAYLLRRCGGGDPPGVRARCCHQLREVAARCRCDALRAMVEVLVEEEEAPLACKKGAMAAIAEGLPGRDECDLDTRADDGGSRRCHLVIN, encoded by the coding sequence ATGGCGTCGAAGAACAGCAAGCTCTCGGTGtcgtcggtggcggtggcgctggtggcgctgatggtggtggtggtcggcgccgtcgtcgcggcggctgcgggcggcgaggagtactacggcggcgtcgcgcgcgcggcggatgGGTGCGAGCCGGGGCAGGGCGTGGTGCCCAAGGACCCGCTGCCGGGGTGCCGGGCGTACCTgctgcggcggtgcggcggcggcgacccgccGGGGGTGCGGGCGCGGTGCTGCCACCAGctgagggaggtggcggcgcgctgCCGCTGCGACGCGCTGcgcgccatggtggaggtgctcgtcgaggaggaggaggcgccgctgGCGTGCAAGAAGGGGGCCATGGCCGCCATCGCCGAGGGGCTCCCCGGGCGCGACGAGTGCGACCTCGACAcgcgcgccgacgacggcggatCGCGCCGTTGCCACTTGGTGATTAATTGA